The proteins below are encoded in one region of Cytobacillus sp. IB215665:
- a CDS encoding patatin-like phospholipase family protein: MRDPIIGLALGSGSARGFAHLGVIKVLTEENIGIDLIAGSSMGAVVAAFYGAGLDINRLYKVANAFKRKYYLDFTVPRMGFLAGNRVKELIRIFTHGKMIEDLDIPVAIVATDLIKGEKVVFRTGPVADAVRASIAIPGIFVPEKINNRVLVDGGVVDRIPVSVVKEMGADIVIGVDVSHVKRNENISSIFDVIMQSIDIMQEELVSHREIASDIMIRPHVEHISSKAFSNIKEIIEIGEEETRKQLENIITVISTWKESQQGED; the protein is encoded by the coding sequence ATGCGAGATCCTATCATTGGTCTAGCTCTTGGTTCTGGAAGTGCAAGAGGTTTTGCTCACTTAGGGGTTATTAAAGTCTTAACAGAAGAAAACATAGGAATAGACCTTATTGCGGGAAGTAGCATGGGTGCCGTTGTTGCAGCCTTTTATGGAGCTGGGCTAGACATAAATCGTCTATATAAAGTGGCTAATGCATTTAAAAGAAAATATTACTTGGATTTTACTGTTCCAAGGATGGGTTTTTTGGCAGGGAATAGAGTTAAAGAACTCATTCGTATATTTACCCATGGTAAAATGATCGAAGACTTAGATATTCCGGTAGCTATTGTAGCTACCGATTTAATAAAGGGAGAAAAGGTAGTCTTTAGAACGGGACCAGTTGCTGATGCTGTCCGTGCGAGTATTGCAATTCCAGGAATATTTGTGCCAGAAAAAATAAACAATCGAGTGCTAGTCGATGGAGGCGTTGTTGACCGTATACCTGTATCAGTCGTGAAAGAGATGGGTGCTGATATCGTGATTGGTGTCGATGTGTCACATGTTAAAAGAAATGAAAATATCTCATCCATTTTTGACGTGATTATGCAAAGTATAGACATCATGCAAGAAGAGCTAGTTAGCCATAGGGAAATTGCTTCTGATATAATGATTCGACCACATGTGGAACATATTAGTTCAAAAGCATTTTCCAACATTAAGGAGATTATTGAAATAGGCGAGGAAGAAACGAGAAAACAGCTCGAAAATATTATTACGGTTATTTCTACGTGGAAGGAGTCACAGCAAGGTGAAGACTAG
- a CDS encoding YlbF family regulator encodes MLATLETVEIIDGAEELSKMILDSEVFENYNICLNKLKKNEVAQSLIDKFVNIKEQYEDVQRFGKYHPDYKKISREVREIKREVDLNEIISEFKKAENSIQVLLDEISIIIGKTVSDSIKVPTGNPYFDAASSCGGGCGVGGSCGCH; translated from the coding sequence ATGCTTGCAACTTTAGAAACAGTCGAAATTATTGATGGGGCTGAAGAATTATCAAAGATGATTCTTGATTCAGAGGTTTTTGAAAACTATAATATTTGTTTAAATAAATTGAAGAAGAACGAGGTTGCTCAATCGTTAATCGATAAATTTGTTAATATAAAAGAACAGTACGAAGATGTTCAACGTTTTGGAAAATATCATCCTGATTACAAAAAAATCTCTCGAGAAGTAAGAGAGATAAAACGTGAGGTAGATTTAAACGAAATCATTTCTGAGTTTAAAAAAGCTGAGAACTCCATTCAAGTGTTATTGGATGAAATTAGCATTATTATTGGAAAGACCGTCTCTGATTCAATTAAAGTTCCTACAGGTAATCCATACTTTGATGCTGCTTCTAGCTGTGGAGGTGGTTGTGGTGTAGGTGGGAGCTGCGGTTGTCACTAG
- the coaD gene encoding pantetheine-phosphate adenylyltransferase, producing the protein MANIAVCPGSFDPITYGHLDIIKRGRKVFDKIYVVVLNNSSKQPLFTVEERLELIKEVTKDFDNVYVDSFQGLLVDYARSKNAQAILRGLRAVSDFEYEMQITSMNRVLEENIETFFMMTNNQYSFLSSSIVKEVAKYNGDVSELVPDVVEKVLRQKFN; encoded by the coding sequence ATGGCGAATATTGCTGTTTGTCCAGGAAGTTTTGATCCCATTACTTATGGACATTTAGATATTATAAAAAGGGGTAGAAAGGTTTTTGATAAAATCTATGTTGTTGTTTTAAACAACTCATCCAAACAACCATTATTTACTGTAGAAGAAAGGTTGGAACTGATAAAAGAGGTTACGAAAGATTTTGATAATGTATATGTTGATTCATTTCAAGGGCTATTAGTTGACTATGCACGAAGTAAGAATGCACAAGCGATTTTACGTGGTCTACGAGCTGTTTCAGACTTTGAGTATGAAATGCAAATAACCTCTATGAATAGAGTTCTAGAAGAAAATATTGAAACCTTTTTTATGATGACTAATAATCAATATTCCTTTTTAAGTTCAAGTATTGTAAAGGAAGTAGCCAAGTACAATGGTGACGTATCAGAGCTAGTTCCTGATGTAGTAGAAAAAGTGTTACGTCAGAAATTTAACTAA
- the rpmF gene encoding 50S ribosomal protein L32: MAVPFRRTSKTKKRKRRTHFKLQAPGMVECPNCGEMKLAHRVCKECGTYKGKEVVSN, encoded by the coding sequence ATGGCTGTACCTTTTAGAAGAACATCTAAAACTAAAAAAAGAAAGCGTCGTACGCATTTCAAATTACAAGCCCCTGGTATGGTAGAATGCCCAAATTGTGGTGAAATGAAGCTTGCTCACCGCGTTTGTAAAGAATGTGGTACTTATAAAGGAAAAGAAGTAGTTAGCAACTAA
- a CDS encoding YceD family protein translates to MKWTIHQLYQLQNKDILIDETVDVSDIKHIEKSIRNISPVKVTGVADVSHAKVIFHLTITGSMVLPCSRTLVDVQFPFTIKTTETFLFKQSDFDDEDEVHNVEGDVVDILPIIKDNILLEIPMQIYSESVHEDQVLQSGKDWSVITEEDVKNQIDPRLAGLAKYFDKNKEN, encoded by the coding sequence TTGAAATGGACAATTCATCAACTATACCAATTACAGAACAAGGACATATTAATTGACGAAACTGTAGATGTAAGTGACATAAAACATATTGAGAAGTCAATTCGTAATATTTCACCTGTGAAAGTTACAGGTGTAGCAGATGTAAGTCATGCTAAAGTTATTTTTCACTTAACAATTACTGGTTCAATGGTTTTACCTTGCTCGAGAACATTGGTTGATGTACAATTTCCGTTTACTATTAAAACGACGGAAACCTTTTTATTTAAACAATCTGATTTTGATGATGAAGATGAGGTTCATAATGTTGAAGGAGATGTCGTGGACATTCTTCCGATCATAAAGGATAATATTCTTCTTGAAATTCCGATGCAGATATATTCAGAAAGTGTACATGAAGATCAAGTATTACAATCTGGAAAAGATTGGTCTGTTATTACAGAGGAAGATGTAAAAAATCAGATAGATCCACGTTTAGCTGGATTAGCAAAATATTTTGACAAAAATAAAGAAAATTAA
- the rsmD gene encoding 16S rRNA (guanine(966)-N(2))-methyltransferase RsmD: MRVVSGSCKGLPLKAVPGKSTRPTTDKVKEAIFNMIGPYFDGGYALDLFGGSGGLGLEALSRGMEYCIFVDRDMKAIQTIKTNVEYCKFNDRVEIYRNDAERALKAIVKRNLRFAKIFLDPPYKHQKIKNIIELIENNRLLYEGGHIVVEHSTDVKLPNTIGGVSQIKHEIYGITAITIYQYS; the protein is encoded by the coding sequence ATGAGAGTAGTTTCAGGAAGCTGTAAAGGGCTGCCCTTAAAGGCAGTGCCGGGTAAATCTACACGTCCAACAACAGATAAGGTAAAAGAAGCCATATTTAATATGATTGGTCCATATTTTGATGGTGGCTATGCTTTAGATTTGTTTGGAGGTAGTGGTGGCTTAGGGCTTGAGGCTTTAAGTAGGGGGATGGAATATTGCATATTTGTTGATCGAGATATGAAGGCTATACAAACGATTAAAACAAATGTTGAATATTGCAAATTTAATGATCGTGTAGAAATATATCGAAATGATGCAGAACGTGCGCTAAAAGCGATTGTAAAACGAAATTTACGCTTTGCTAAAATATTTTTAGATCCCCCATATAAGCATCAGAAGATCAAGAATATTATTGAATTGATCGAAAATAATCGTTTATTATATGAAGGTGGGCATATTGTCGTTGAACATTCAACAGACGTTAAGCTACCTAATACAATCGGTGGTGTTTCACAAATAAAACATGAGATATACGGAATCACTGCCATAACGATTTATCAGTATAGCTAG
- a CDS encoding enoyl-CoA hydratase/isomerase family protein yields the protein MEKLIINKDENGIVWATINRLSKRNAIDYDVMNKLEELINDVRETVDIKAMVITGAGNKAFCSGGDLSVFHQLKTKREAYEMLSKMGEILYLLQTLPKPTVALLNGFAIGGGCELATACDFRLAKQGSKLGFIQSKLAITTGWGGATLLNEKIPYDKALELLMTAKMISAEKAYEIGFVNEVFDSQDLLKECKEYLKPLLETDVHVLSSYKQVLINKWKAHHLKERMFAEIEQCASLWARDEHHHAVEAFLNSN from the coding sequence GTGGAGAAATTGATTATTAATAAAGACGAAAATGGCATAGTATGGGCTACAATTAACCGTTTGAGCAAAAGAAATGCAATCGATTATGATGTTATGAATAAATTGGAAGAGCTTATAAACGATGTGAGAGAGACGGTTGATATTAAAGCAATGGTCATTACTGGCGCTGGTAATAAAGCATTTTGTTCCGGAGGTGATTTAAGTGTATTTCATCAATTAAAAACAAAAAGAGAAGCATATGAAATGCTTTCAAAAATGGGTGAAATACTATACTTGCTACAGACACTTCCTAAACCAACTGTGGCACTATTAAATGGATTTGCAATTGGAGGTGGTTGTGAACTAGCAACAGCATGTGATTTTCGTTTAGCTAAGCAGGGCAGTAAACTAGGATTTATACAAAGTAAATTAGCGATAACAACTGGTTGGGGTGGAGCAACCTTATTAAATGAAAAAATTCCATATGATAAGGCACTTGAATTGCTAATGACTGCAAAAATGATTTCTGCAGAGAAGGCTTATGAAATTGGTTTTGTTAATGAAGTTTTCGATAGCCAAGACTTATTGAAAGAGTGTAAAGAATATTTGAAACCCCTACTTGAAACAGATGTACACGTACTATCCTCATATAAACAGGTATTAATTAATAAATGGAAAGCGCATCATTTAAAAGAAAGAATGTTTGCAGAAATTGAACAATGTGCATCTTTATGGGCAAGAGATGAGCATCACCATGCAGTCGAGGCTTTTTTGAATAGCAATTAA
- a CDS encoding RsfA family transcriptional regulator — protein sequence MSTTRQDAWTNDEDLLLAEVVLRNIREGGTQLAAFEEVGRRLSRTAAACGFRWNSYVRKQYKSGIELAKKQRKQLKNGQESTLTTVEHKENDFQSSEPLVDDLSLKKVITYLQVIDSSQNEYDELVVENKQLKKRVAHLENKMDKVDEENQSLLTNLRQVEDDYKALIEIMERARKMVVLQEEEKQSKVKFQMDRNGNLERVEK from the coding sequence ATGTCAACGACTCGGCAGGATGCATGGACAAACGATGAGGATTTACTGTTAGCTGAGGTTGTGTTGAGGAATATTCGTGAAGGTGGAACGCAATTGGCAGCTTTTGAGGAAGTCGGCAGACGGTTATCACGAACTGCAGCCGCCTGTGGTTTCAGGTGGAATTCGTATGTTCGTAAACAATATAAGTCTGGTATTGAGCTTGCTAAGAAACAAAGAAAGCAATTAAAAAATGGGCAGGAATCAACACTTACCACAGTGGAACATAAAGAAAATGACTTTCAGTCATCTGAACCTTTAGTTGATGATTTATCATTGAAAAAAGTAATAACTTATTTGCAAGTTATCGACTCATCCCAAAATGAATACGATGAATTAGTTGTAGAAAATAAACAATTAAAAAAACGTGTGGCGCATTTAGAAAACAAAATGGATAAGGTCGATGAGGAGAATCAGTCGCTGTTAACTAATCTACGACAAGTTGAAGACGATTACAAAGCGTTAATAGAAATTATGGAACGTGCAAGGAAGATGGTTGTGCTGCAAGAAGAAGAAAAGCAAAGTAAAGTGAAATTCCAAATGGATAGAAATGGGAATTTAGAGAGGGTTGAAAAATAA
- a CDS encoding YlbG family protein produces the protein MFSKRQGIIVWLFSLKQAKLLRKYGNVHYVSKRLKYVVLYCDMSEVDHMCNKLNGLSFVKKVEVSHKPFLKIEFENSKPDEAKEYDYKLGL, from the coding sequence ATGTTTTCCAAAAGACAAGGGATTATAGTATGGCTTTTTTCATTAAAACAAGCAAAATTATTAAGAAAGTATGGGAACGTACATTATGTATCAAAACGTTTAAAGTATGTAGTCCTATATTGTGATATGTCTGAAGTAGACCATATGTGCAATAAATTAAATGGTCTTTCATTTGTTAAAAAGGTCGAGGTATCTCATAAGCCGTTTTTGAAGATAGAATTTGAAAATTCTAAACCTGATGAAGCTAAAGAATATGACTATAAATTAGGACTATAG
- a CDS encoding stalk domain-containing protein, producing the protein MRRSLYAILFLLSTVSLALIILQWFSYTGNTEQKVMMTPNNVQLNETIQIVRKDNSLVVTQSYNGLVQPMYELSIPSVIEQEQMFCETEDGEQCQIVYNDNNITLMNGNEQYIIFTYHISIDSSLHSFLLENWSINLHSEQLKNTRLEIIEDHSPRGTWVTGASLQKFISKENIDFYAWEYVDIDSPPIFWTNKQLDSEEVDEITYYVNEGNQVEILNAPWITRMPSAPPLTILNIPGEDLVITPSLIIHDKDDVNFIEEGYIEKVLFESFSYDENDEWILKVLKSILLNRSVGDEFSNRLSEEMFTQLSRQALDDFIEMIFTYENKKLSSELLDRSLSAIDLGKTTFFSANNSQRNQTISLYFVDGRNYFINSKEIVNRPAINRNGQLMFPLEDVLRQVGYKVSFLSDQETIYIEKGQDVWRFYLNKNYFIYNEEEWGLLSKPMEQIDTSVYIYETWLTDLFAVLVQKDQQTIDLTS; encoded by the coding sequence ATGAGACGTTCATTGTATGCAATTCTTTTTCTTTTATCAACTGTAAGTTTGGCACTCATCATATTGCAATGGTTTTCTTACACTGGAAATACAGAACAAAAAGTAATGATGACGCCTAATAATGTCCAGTTAAATGAAACAATTCAGATTGTGCGGAAAGATAACTCATTAGTTGTAACACAATCGTATAATGGTTTAGTACAACCGATGTACGAATTATCAATTCCATCAGTTATTGAGCAAGAGCAAATGTTTTGTGAAACAGAAGATGGAGAGCAATGCCAGATTGTTTATAATGACAATAATATTACCTTAATGAATGGTAATGAGCAATATATCATTTTTACATACCATATCTCAATTGATAGTTCCTTACATTCTTTCTTGTTGGAAAATTGGTCAATAAACCTTCACTCTGAACAATTGAAAAATACTCGATTAGAAATTATTGAAGATCATTCACCTCGAGGGACTTGGGTGACAGGTGCTTCGCTGCAGAAATTTATTTCTAAAGAGAATATAGATTTTTATGCATGGGAATATGTCGATATTGATTCACCTCCAATATTTTGGACAAACAAACAATTGGATAGTGAAGAGGTTGATGAAATTACATATTATGTTAATGAAGGGAATCAAGTTGAAATATTAAATGCCCCATGGATAACACGTATGCCATCTGCACCTCCATTAACGATATTAAACATTCCTGGTGAGGATTTGGTTATTACACCGTCGTTAATCATTCATGATAAAGATGATGTTAATTTTATTGAAGAAGGTTATATAGAGAAGGTTTTATTTGAGTCTTTTTCTTATGATGAAAATGATGAATGGATTTTGAAAGTCCTGAAATCAATCCTTCTTAACAGAAGTGTTGGCGATGAATTTTCTAATAGACTTTCTGAAGAAATGTTCACTCAGTTATCTAGACAAGCTCTTGATGACTTTATTGAAATGATATTTACTTATGAAAATAAGAAGCTTTCATCCGAACTATTAGATAGGTCGTTATCAGCTATTGATTTAGGTAAAACAACGTTCTTTTCAGCAAACAATAGTCAAAGGAATCAGACTATTTCACTCTATTTTGTTGACGGGCGAAACTACTTCATTAATAGTAAGGAAATTGTTAATCGACCTGCCATTAACAGAAATGGTCAGCTCATGTTCCCATTAGAGGATGTGTTGCGCCAAGTCGGGTATAAGGTTTCATTTCTATCAGATCAAGAAACCATTTATATTGAAAAAGGGCAAGATGTTTGGAGATTTTACTTAAATAAAAACTATTTTATATATAATGAGGAAGAATGGGGATTATTATCTAAACCAATGGAACAGATTGATACTTCTGTTTATATTTATGAAACGTGGCTAACTGATTTATTCGCAGTATTGGTTCAAAAAGATCAACAAACAATTGATCTTACATCTTAA
- the ylbJ gene encoding sporulation integral membrane protein YlbJ, translated as MNITKVNSLILATTALLLAIALISFPQASFEASQRGLQIWWGVVFPSLLPFFIISELLIGFGVVRFIGFLLEPLMRPLFKVPGVGGFVWAMGMASGYPAGAKFTARLRQENQLTAIEAERLVSFTNSSNPLFIFGAVAIGFFQNASLGIILAISHYLGNICVGLIMRFHGKENVISKPSNKRSNRIIHEALRSAHESRLQDNRPLGKLLGDAITSSVHTLLMIGGFIILFSVLNKLLTIVHITAVVAYLLEYMLAVFDLPKELGIPLFSGLFEITLGSQLTSETPNISLIYQAVITSFILAFSGLSVQAQVASILAETDIRFRPFFVARIFHGFFAALFAYVLWKPLYINTLVKPEHGSNVIPSFSLNTNFSIFYDFLHIMWTYGPIITLTTLCCYVLLYIKKIRLFS; from the coding sequence TTGAATATAACAAAAGTAAATTCATTAATATTAGCAACAACTGCCTTATTGCTAGCTATAGCCCTTATTTCTTTTCCACAAGCATCATTTGAAGCTTCACAAAGAGGGTTACAGATTTGGTGGGGAGTCGTGTTCCCGTCCTTACTTCCTTTTTTTATTATATCTGAGCTGCTCATAGGGTTTGGAGTTGTTCGGTTTATCGGTTTTTTATTGGAGCCTCTAATGAGACCATTATTCAAAGTACCCGGTGTTGGTGGATTTGTATGGGCAATGGGAATGGCATCTGGTTATCCCGCAGGTGCCAAATTTACAGCAAGATTACGCCAAGAAAATCAGCTAACTGCAATAGAAGCGGAGCGCCTAGTATCATTTACTAATTCTTCTAACCCATTGTTTATTTTTGGTGCGGTAGCTATTGGCTTTTTTCAAAATGCCAGTTTAGGTATTATCCTAGCAATATCACATTATTTAGGTAATATTTGCGTAGGATTAATAATGAGGTTTCACGGCAAAGAAAATGTCATAAGCAAGCCTTCAAATAAGAGAAGTAACAGAATTATACATGAGGCACTTCGTTCGGCACATGAATCTAGACTGCAAGATAATAGGCCACTTGGAAAATTACTTGGGGATGCGATCACATCATCAGTACATACATTACTAATGATCGGTGGTTTCATTATTTTATTTTCAGTTTTAAATAAATTGTTAACTATCGTCCATATAACAGCTGTGGTAGCTTATCTTTTGGAATATATGTTAGCAGTTTTTGATCTTCCTAAAGAATTAGGAATTCCTTTATTTTCGGGTTTATTTGAAATAACCTTAGGAAGTCAATTAACTAGTGAAACACCTAATATTAGCTTGATTTACCAAGCAGTGATTACAAGCTTTATTCTTGCTTTCAGTGGTTTATCTGTACAGGCCCAAGTTGCAAGTATTCTAGCTGAAACCGATATACGCTTCAGGCCCTTTTTTGTCGCTCGTATCTTTCACGGATTTTTTGCTGCTCTTTTTGCATATGTACTTTGGAAGCCTCTATATATTAATACGTTAGTAAAACCCGAGCACGGATCAAACGTCATACCTTCTTTTTCATTAAATACTAATTTCAGTATATTTTATGATTTTTTACATATCATGTGGACTTACGGACCAATTATTACCTTGACAACACTTTGTTGCTATGTGTTACTGTATATTAAAAAAATAAGGCTCTTTTCGTAA
- a CDS encoding N-acetyltransferase yields METYKIERLLVNYKTIEEFKKFKEYGLQELSMLDDLQTNIIENNSDSPFYGIYYGGKLVARMSLYKVDAKYDKYFEPPQTYLELWKLEVLPAFQRKNFGTALVNFAKSFNLPIKTNPRVKSAEFWTKMGFSAATYDVERDFGENPLLWHPNGVKEQTR; encoded by the coding sequence ATGGAAACTTATAAAATAGAACGATTACTCGTAAACTATAAAACAATAGAAGAATTTAAAAAATTTAAAGAATATGGCCTACAAGAGTTATCTATGCTCGATGATCTTCAAACAAATATTATTGAGAATAATAGTGATTCTCCATTTTATGGAATATACTACGGTGGGAAGTTAGTCGCTCGAATGAGTTTATATAAAGTTGATGCAAAATACGATAAATACTTCGAGCCACCACAAACATATCTAGAGCTATGGAAGCTTGAAGTATTACCTGCATTTCAAAGGAAAAATTTTGGAACCGCTTTAGTCAATTTCGCGAAAAGTTTTAACCTACCTATCAAAACTAACCCCCGTGTGAAATCAGCAGAGTTTTGGACTAAAATGGGGTTTTCTGCTGCTACTTATGATGTAGAAAGAGACTTTGGTGAAAATCCGTTATTATGGCATCCTAATGGTGTTAAAGAACAGACTCGATAA
- a CDS encoding nucleotidyltransferase yields MKAAGVIVEYNPFHNGHYVHLQETKKQTGTDCVVAVMSGNFLQRGEPALVSKWARTKMALEAGVDIVVELPYAYASQNAEMFANGAISILSALLCEEVCFGSEHGEIKDFQHAAQFLKQAAPTYNEKVKNAIDKGYSYPKASSIAFNEIKTTNVKLDLSKPNNILGYHYVKAIHDQHSNLTPLTITRTGAQYHDEEFTSPSIASATSIRQTLFSKSGNLNDIHNYIPVSTKNHLINYYHQYDRFHSWEAYFPLLKYKLLTSSLAELESTYECEEGLEYRLMKYIKESTSFITFMEKIKTKRYTWTRLQRLCLHIITNTKKDDLQQLSTQSPYIRLLGMNMRGQQYLNEVKKKIQLPIISKAASFEDPLFMLDITAAHVYASILPEPLCSTAIKQEYSTPPIRFDEDTRKFK; encoded by the coding sequence GTGAAGGCTGCAGGTGTTATTGTTGAGTACAATCCATTTCATAATGGACATTACGTTCACTTACAAGAAACAAAAAAGCAAACTGGCACTGATTGTGTTGTAGCAGTTATGAGTGGGAATTTTCTACAACGAGGTGAACCTGCACTAGTATCTAAATGGGCGAGGACGAAGATGGCCTTAGAAGCTGGTGTAGATATCGTTGTGGAATTACCTTACGCCTATGCATCACAAAATGCTGAAATGTTTGCAAATGGAGCGATTTCAATCTTATCCGCTCTATTATGTGAAGAGGTTTGTTTTGGAAGTGAGCATGGAGAAATAAAAGATTTTCAACATGCTGCTCAATTTTTGAAACAAGCTGCACCAACATATAATGAAAAGGTTAAGAATGCAATAGATAAAGGTTATAGTTATCCGAAAGCATCATCAATTGCCTTTAATGAAATAAAAACTACGAATGTGAAGCTTGATTTATCAAAGCCAAATAACATTCTAGGCTATCACTATGTGAAAGCAATCCATGATCAACATAGTAACCTAACTCCATTAACGATCACTCGAACAGGAGCTCAATATCATGATGAGGAATTTACATCTCCTTCTATCGCTAGTGCAACCAGTATACGTCAAACTTTATTCTCAAAGAGCGGTAATTTAAATGACATACATAACTACATCCCTGTATCTACAAAGAACCACTTGATTAATTATTATCATCAGTACGATCGATTTCATAGCTGGGAGGCTTATTTCCCATTGCTAAAATATAAGCTATTAACTTCCAGTCTAGCAGAGCTGGAATCAACATATGAGTGTGAAGAAGGGTTAGAATATCGACTTATGAAGTACATAAAAGAATCGACGTCATTTATAACTTTCATGGAAAAAATTAAGACAAAACGTTATACTTGGACTCGACTTCAGCGACTATGTCTACATATAATAACGAATACTAAAAAGGACGACTTACAACAATTATCTACCCAATCTCCATATATTCGTTTATTAGGTATGAATATGAGGGGTCAACAGTATTTGAATGAAGTAAAGAAAAAAATACAACTACCAATCATTTCGAAAGCAGCTTCTTTTGAAGACCCATTATTCATGTTAGATATTACTGCTGCACATGTATACGCTAGTATCTTACCAGAACCTTTATGTTCGACAGCAATTAAACAAGAGTACTCAACTCCACCGATTAGATTCGATGAAGATACTAGGAAGTTTAAATAG
- a CDS encoding SepM family pheromone-processing serine protease, whose translation MKTRGYIRSLFIGIILAMLITFVQLPFYITKPGTAQELAPIVQVDGGYEEEGSLMLTTVRMGKANVVSYIWAKLSEYQMIYPEQDILQDRSDEEYSYIQLHNMENSKNSAISVAYNQAEKSVEYKYNGLFVFTVLDNVPAKDFLKTADRIIRVDDLDVKSYEDLTHYLSTKKEGDVIEVVVERDGETVVQEIELITLENKEQVGLGVQLIEDVELNVNPSVEINSEKIGGPSAGLMFTLEIYNQLVEEDLTKGYDIAGTGQIFNDGTVGPIGGISQKIVAADKAGAEIFFAPNQNGASDSNYNEAVKTAQDIGTSMEIVPVDTFEDALLYLQSLQPE comes from the coding sequence GTGAAGACTAGAGGTTATATTAGATCGTTATTTATTGGTATTATACTTGCCATGCTAATTACTTTTGTACAGCTACCATTTTATATTACGAAACCTGGAACAGCACAAGAGCTTGCTCCTATTGTTCAAGTTGATGGTGGATACGAAGAAGAAGGGTCATTAATGCTAACAACAGTTAGAATGGGAAAAGCAAATGTTGTCTCATATATTTGGGCGAAATTGAGTGAATACCAAATGATTTACCCTGAACAAGATATTCTCCAAGATAGAAGTGATGAGGAATATTCATATATTCAATTACATAATATGGAGAACTCAAAAAACAGTGCTATATCAGTAGCATACAATCAAGCAGAAAAAAGTGTAGAGTATAAGTATAATGGTTTGTTTGTCTTTACGGTACTAGACAATGTACCAGCTAAAGATTTTTTAAAAACAGCTGATCGCATTATACGAGTAGACGATCTAGATGTGAAAAGTTATGAAGACCTTACTCATTATCTATCAACAAAAAAAGAGGGCGATGTAATTGAGGTTGTTGTTGAGAGGGATGGTGAAACGGTTGTTCAAGAAATTGAGTTAATTACATTGGAAAATAAAGAGCAAGTAGGTTTAGGTGTACAACTAATAGAAGATGTGGAACTTAACGTAAACCCAAGCGTGGAAATTAACTCTGAGAAAATAGGTGGTCCGTCTGCAGGATTAATGTTTACATTAGAAATCTATAATCAATTAGTTGAAGAAGATCTTACAAAGGGCTATGACATCGCTGGTACCGGTCAAATTTTCAATGATGGTACAGTCGGACCTATAGGTGGTATCTCTCAAAAAATTGTTGCGGCGGATAAGGCAGGGGCTGAAATCTTTTTCGCGCCAAATCAGAACGGGGCTAGTGACTCAAACTATAATGAAGCTGTAAAAACAGCTCAAGATATTGGAACATCAATGGAAATTGTACCTGTAGATACATTTGAAGATGCATTACTGTATTTACAATCTTTACAGCCAGAGTAA
- a CDS encoding YlbE-like family protein, which yields MRPTIYEYIQSNKELQHFIRVQPIWYRKLSRNPESIKVFENEARSYYGKTFQHRLDSFSNSFQMFSMLANFFQTDQSS from the coding sequence ATGAGACCTACAATTTATGAATATATACAGTCAAACAAAGAGCTACAGCATTTTATACGAGTTCAACCGATTTGGTACCGCAAACTCTCGAGGAATCCTGAATCGATAAAAGTTTTTGAAAATGAAGCTAGATCGTATTATGGAAAGACTTTTCAACATAGGCTTGATTCATTTTCTAACTCTTTTCAAATGTTTTCTATGTTAGCTAATTTTTTTCAAACAGATCAAAGTAGCTAG